The Cohnella abietis genome has a segment encoding these proteins:
- a CDS encoding gluzincin family metallopeptidase, which produces MSRRLYILGCVTILLVLSMTACSSGNNNKNNNNNSTNNTSTPSSSPTSTPTSSPAISPPHNGELSLVQETEHGLFYSPDATEKVSDMIQTLANSFEANYPRIVGLFKYEPSGKTVVHVYSNKNQFQKMIGRSTEGTYVAEENIIKVYTPSSFSNQKNEDEYTFQVIHEFIHAVIQQINPAIGQVKFLDEGIAYYVSNQLEAELQTRTNFADIPTFEQLSSPEYFDKSGHEAYFFSGTIVRYISNKYGVDALNELIKNPEQIEQILNISLNQLYEQWSEDLRK; this is translated from the coding sequence ATGAGTCGCCGATTATACATACTGGGATGTGTAACGATTCTACTGGTACTATCTATGACAGCTTGTTCTAGCGGCAATAACAATAAAAATAATAATAACAACAGCACTAACAACACCAGCACGCCCAGCAGCAGTCCCACCAGCACCCCCACCAGCAGTCCCGCCATTTCGCCGCCTCATAATGGGGAGCTATCGCTTGTACAAGAAACCGAGCACGGCTTATTTTACAGTCCTGATGCCACTGAAAAGGTTAGTGATATGATTCAGACTTTGGCGAATTCATTCGAAGCCAATTATCCGCGCATCGTTGGGCTTTTTAAATATGAGCCATCTGGCAAAACGGTTGTTCACGTGTATTCCAATAAAAATCAATTTCAGAAGATGATAGGTCGGAGTACGGAAGGGACATACGTCGCGGAGGAAAATATCATTAAAGTGTACACACCTTCAAGCTTCAGCAATCAAAAGAATGAAGATGAATACACTTTTCAAGTTATACATGAATTTATTCATGCAGTCATTCAACAGATTAACCCCGCTATTGGACAGGTGAAATTCTTAGATGAAGGCATCGCCTATTATGTCTCAAACCAGCTCGAGGCTGAACTACAGACCCGCACGAATTTCGCAGACATTCCCACTTTTGAGCAATTGAGTAGTCCTGAATATTTTGATAAATCCGGTCATGAGGCTTATTTTTTCAGTGGGACAATCGTGCGTTATATTAGTAATAAGTATGGGGTAGATGCACTGAATGAGCTTATCAAAAACCCTGAGCAAATCGAACAAATACTGAATATCTCGCTAAATCAATTGTATGAACAATGGAGTGAAGATTTGAGGAAGTAA
- a CDS encoding histidine kinase N-terminal 7TM domain-containing diguanylate cyclase, with protein MDSQLTIYITLVSLTGIFNLFLSVYVFLRRNEIPGSLSFILYTLALTIYSFGYAFELASDTIWEVKLWNLIEYIGMPLSVPLGLMIILNYLKIKISRAATVALFVVPLITWLMVATNDYHNLFYKVFTFQEGMNSHTLKIEAGEWYIVFSIYTFCCWLAAVSLLFSRWKQTRKSYRLQLFTLICGQLMPMITGLLYLLGVTPTGIDPVPMGMCFSSGLFIWAILSTKMLTVVPIAKETIFDSMGEGVLVLDPAKRLIDYNQSVGQMIPSLNPSMIGRTLDQVWTEVTGEPFPFYHLPDGSVEELSWLSNSKQFYQVRSSTLRHRNGEQAGSLLMLINVTELKRLQNELEHQAFYDGLTHIFNRTQFIQRSREMLAASRMEKHPFTVVLFDIDLFKRVNDHLGHETGDRVLVHVVNTCRKLLSKETLFARYGGEEFVLSLPYTSLQEGKVIADRLRIAMEDEPLLTDKGAIVVTASFGVAEASGRLDDTLDTLLRKADEALYTSKRSGRNRVSLYSSTLEYSHS; from the coding sequence ATGGATTCGCAACTGACGATTTACATTACCTTAGTTAGCCTAACAGGAATTTTCAACTTGTTTCTTAGCGTATACGTTTTCCTCAGAAGAAATGAGATTCCGGGTTCTCTATCCTTTATTCTGTATACACTAGCATTAACTATTTACAGCTTTGGCTATGCCTTTGAGCTGGCTAGCGATACAATATGGGAAGTCAAGCTATGGAACTTGATTGAGTATATTGGTATGCCCTTATCTGTACCCCTCGGGTTAATGATTATTCTCAACTACCTCAAAATAAAGATTTCTCGGGCTGCTACTGTGGCCCTATTTGTTGTTCCACTTATCACATGGTTAATGGTTGCAACCAATGATTACCACAATCTTTTCTACAAAGTGTTTACGTTTCAAGAAGGCATGAATAGCCACACTCTAAAAATCGAAGCTGGGGAATGGTATATCGTTTTTTCCATCTATACCTTCTGTTGCTGGCTCGCCGCTGTCTCTCTATTGTTCAGTCGTTGGAAGCAAACCCGCAAATCTTACCGACTTCAGCTGTTTACCCTGATTTGCGGACAATTGATGCCTATGATCACTGGCTTACTGTACCTGCTTGGCGTGACACCTACAGGCATTGATCCTGTGCCTATGGGCATGTGCTTTAGCTCAGGATTATTCATATGGGCCATTCTATCCACCAAGATGCTCACTGTCGTTCCAATTGCTAAAGAAACAATCTTCGACAGCATGGGAGAAGGCGTTCTCGTTCTTGATCCGGCTAAACGGCTCATTGACTATAATCAGTCCGTCGGGCAGATGATTCCTTCCCTGAATCCATCAATGATTGGCAGAACGCTGGATCAAGTATGGACAGAAGTGACAGGTGAACCGTTCCCTTTTTATCACCTACCAGATGGAAGTGTGGAAGAGCTATCGTGGCTTTCAAATAGCAAGCAATTCTATCAAGTTCGCTCCTCCACCCTACGTCATCGGAACGGAGAACAAGCTGGTAGCCTGCTTATGCTCATTAATGTAACCGAGCTAAAGCGCCTGCAGAACGAGCTTGAGCATCAAGCATTCTATGATGGACTAACCCATATTTTCAATAGGACGCAATTTATTCAACGCAGCCGTGAAATGCTGGCAGCATCCCGTATGGAGAAGCATCCGTTCACTGTCGTCCTGTTCGATATCGACCTTTTCAAGCGTGTTAATGACCACTTAGGTCATGAAACGGGTGACAGAGTGCTCGTTCATGTCGTCAACACCTGCCGAAAGCTGCTTTCCAAAGAAACACTATTTGCTCGCTATGGAGGTGAGGAATTCGTACTCTCACTTCCATACACTTCGCTTCAGGAAGGGAAAGTAATTGCCGATCGCCTGCGAATTGCAATGGAAGATGAGCCCCTACTAACAGATAAAGGAGCTATTGTCGTAACTGCCAGCTTCGGGGTTGCTGAGGCCTCAGGCAGACTCGATGATACATTAGATACATTGCTACGAAAAGCAGATGAAGCATTATATACGTCCAAACGTAGCGGACGCAACCGAGTCAGCTTATATAGCTCGACTCTGGAGTACTCCCATAGCTAA
- a CDS encoding OsmC family protein, translating to MAAVQTFKATAQLLDGVKVKTTSRQFELIIDEPKSLGGTDTGMNPVEALLASLGACQAIVGRVYAPKFGVNLEDFRVEVEGELDLDGFFNKSDVRPGYSDIRYTFHIKTDSPQEKVEEFVQFLESKCPVGDTIANPVNLKLNGIVIEN from the coding sequence ATGGCTGCTGTTCAAACATTCAAAGCAACTGCACAACTGCTAGACGGCGTTAAAGTTAAAACGACTTCCAGACAATTCGAGTTAATTATTGACGAGCCTAAGAGCTTGGGTGGAACAGATACAGGAATGAATCCCGTTGAAGCTCTGCTTGCTTCTTTAGGGGCATGTCAGGCTATTGTTGGTAGAGTTTATGCACCTAAATTCGGCGTAAATCTTGAAGATTTCCGTGTAGAGGTTGAAGGCGAGCTTGATCTAGACGGATTCTTTAACAAATCCGACGTTCGTCCAGGTTATTCCGATATTCGTTATACATTCCACATTAAAACCGATTCACCACAAGAAAAGGTTGAGGAATTCGTACAATTTCTAGAATCCAAATGCCCAGTTGGCGATACGATCGCAAACCCGGTTAATCTTAAATTAAACGGTATCGTTATCGAAAATTAA
- a CDS encoding TetR/AcrR family transcriptional regulator translates to MAQDLPLNKENILDAAEQVLRRYGPDKTSVVDVARVLQVSHGTLYRHFASKSALREAVTERWLERSITAPLETIANQAGGSSSGRLRLWLETLIRSKRTYSVDDSEMFAMYAAVTLEAVEMITVHVDRLIQQVAQIVEEGIKSKEFKSGSSSEGVAKAIFIATSRFHHPSHAYEWVEEKTNEEFDAVFNLILSGITKSS, encoded by the coding sequence ATGGCTCAGGATCTTCCTTTAAATAAAGAAAATATTTTAGATGCTGCGGAACAGGTGCTTAGGCGTTATGGACCGGATAAAACGTCAGTTGTAGACGTAGCGAGAGTGTTGCAGGTTAGCCACGGTACGCTTTACCGGCACTTTGCTAGCAAATCCGCTTTGCGTGAAGCGGTAACTGAGCGTTGGCTGGAAAGAAGCATTACGGCTCCTCTAGAAACGATTGCGAACCAAGCTGGTGGGAGCTCATCAGGACGTTTGCGGTTGTGGCTAGAGACCCTGATTAGAAGTAAAAGAACCTATTCAGTTGATGATTCAGAGATGTTTGCGATGTATGCGGCTGTCACGTTAGAAGCGGTTGAGATGATAACGGTACATGTCGATCGGCTCATTCAGCAGGTGGCACAGATTGTCGAAGAAGGAATTAAGTCTAAAGAATTTAAGTCTGGATCGTCGTCGGAGGGCGTTGCCAAAGCTATTTTCATCGCCACCTCGCGCTTCCACCATCCCTCACATGCCTATGAATGGGTAGAAGAGAAAACGAATGAAGAGTTTGATGCAGTATTTAATCTGATTCTCTCTGGAATTACAAAGTCTAGTTAG
- a CDS encoding helix-turn-helix transcriptional regulator, which translates to MKEEKQTKQEVAAVRTRRAIINLLKQEGAADAIQLSKELGVSGMAVRQHLYHLEEQQLVTFVEEPRSMGRPAKMWRLTPKANRFFPDGYADLSIHLIESMKEAFGDAGLDQLLEVRNKKLIKEYLDKAPTTLPLNEQLVALAESRTNEGYMAETIENPDGSFSFIERHCPICSVAQVCAGICRKEKEMLEQVLGDQVEVKRSEHILSGDFRCVYLIKPKATNAH; encoded by the coding sequence ATGAAGGAAGAGAAGCAAACCAAACAGGAAGTTGCAGCCGTAAGAACGAGGCGTGCGATTATCAATTTATTGAAACAAGAAGGTGCTGCGGACGCCATCCAGCTCTCTAAGGAGCTTGGAGTTTCGGGGATGGCGGTAAGACAGCATTTATATCATTTAGAGGAACAACAATTGGTCACTTTTGTAGAAGAGCCGAGATCGATGGGCCGCCCTGCGAAAATGTGGAGGTTAACACCGAAGGCTAATCGGTTTTTTCCGGATGGGTATGCCGATCTTTCGATTCACTTAATCGAATCCATGAAGGAAGCGTTCGGAGATGCTGGGTTAGACCAATTGTTAGAAGTTCGTAACAAGAAATTGATTAAAGAGTATCTGGATAAGGCTCCTACGACCCTTCCGTTAAACGAACAGTTAGTCGCTCTTGCGGAGTCTCGTACGAATGAAGGCTACATGGCCGAAACAATTGAGAACCCCGATGGTTCCTTTAGCTTTATAGAGAGACACTGTCCCATCTGCTCAGTTGCGCAGGTGTGTGCAGGTATTTGCAGAAAAGAAAAGGAAATGCTGGAGCAGGTACTTGGTGATCAGGTAGAGGTAAAAAGAAGCGAGCATATTCTAAGCGGCGACTTCAGGTGTGTTTATTTGATTAAACCTAAGGCCACTAATGCTCACTAA
- a CDS encoding GntR family transcriptional regulator → MPVPKNFTSPIRLSAKERALSQIQRWIIEGTLLPGEKLLDAELAESLAVSRTPIREALQLLEVQGLVSMHPGKETRVTSIEKDDVLKMYPTLAVLHALAAEYAAEQILPEQIEKLKQLNAEFSSAIENGEPYQAMELDEQFHNLIVEASDNAYIASFSASLQIHIRRFKYVFLKQSITETLASVEEHVLIIAALEKRDKNESSARMKQNLIRPMNELYAMI, encoded by the coding sequence ATGCCTGTACCTAAAAATTTTACCTCCCCGATTCGATTGTCTGCTAAAGAACGAGCGCTATCCCAAATCCAACGTTGGATCATTGAGGGAACTCTGCTACCGGGCGAAAAATTACTGGATGCCGAGCTTGCAGAATCTCTAGCTGTCAGTAGAACTCCAATAAGGGAGGCGCTTCAGCTGTTGGAGGTACAGGGACTGGTTTCGATGCATCCCGGAAAAGAAACAAGAGTGACGAGCATTGAAAAAGATGATGTTCTGAAAATGTACCCAACTCTCGCGGTGCTCCATGCCCTGGCAGCTGAATATGCAGCAGAACAGATTTTGCCGGAACAGATTGAGAAGCTGAAGCAGTTAAATGCAGAATTCTCTAGTGCCATAGAGAATGGTGAACCTTATCAGGCGATGGAGCTAGATGAGCAGTTCCATAATCTTATTGTGGAGGCGTCTGATAACGCGTATATTGCATCATTTAGTGCATCGTTGCAGATTCACATCAGAAGGTTTAAGTACGTCTTCTTGAAGCAGTCTATTACTGAAACGCTAGCATCAGTGGAAGAGCATGTTTTGATCATAGCAGCCTTGGAAAAACGCGATAAAAACGAATCCTCGGCTAGAATGAAACAAAATTTAATTAGGCCAATGAATGAGCTGTACGCTATGATATAA